In Blastopirellula sp. J2-11, a single genomic region encodes these proteins:
- a CDS encoding HEAT repeat domain-containing protein — MKTLRDGLTTDQFWPSMHAAEALTLTGAGDEVRTALQPKLPTVEDAQHRCGVARELFRAGDASAISVLWEVLASEDPYGHGHACESLFKIEQIGDGVLLKQHMNDEKSPIKQLLAAAALARHGDAEARRSIHHYLSGDDDNMARLAVWTMAVSGDDSDIAAVRERAKSITDPRHKVYFHAALATFGDEAGSATLQADLNHKDPLVRVYAAEFCGHAKLATAVPALTKLLNDEDLDVRIRAAQALCMLGKSM; from the coding sequence ATGAAAACTTTACGAGATGGACTCACGACCGATCAGTTCTGGCCCTCGATGCACGCGGCCGAAGCGCTCACTTTGACGGGAGCCGGCGATGAAGTCCGCACGGCCCTTCAGCCGAAGCTGCCGACCGTGGAAGACGCACAACATCGCTGTGGGGTTGCCCGCGAACTTTTTCGCGCCGGCGACGCATCTGCGATCAGCGTCTTGTGGGAAGTATTAGCCAGCGAAGATCCTTATGGACATGGTCATGCCTGCGAGTCTCTCTTCAAAATCGAACAAATCGGCGATGGCGTGCTGCTCAAGCAACATATGAACGATGAAAAGTCGCCGATCAAACAACTTTTGGCGGCGGCTGCCCTCGCGCGACACGGAGACGCCGAAGCCCGACGATCGATTCACCACTACTTGAGCGGCGACGATGACAACATGGCTCGCCTGGCCGTCTGGACGATGGCGGTCAGCGGCGACGACAGCGATATCGCCGCCGTGCGGGAACGGGCCAAGTCGATCACCGATCCGCGGCACAAGGTCTACTTTCATGCCGCATTGGCGACCTTTGGCGACGAAGCCGGAAGCGCAACGCTGCAAGCGGATCTCAACCACAAAGATCCGCTCGTGCGCGTCTATGCGGCCGAGTTTTGCGGACACGCCAAGCTCGCGACCGCCGTACCAGCGCTGACCAAATTGCTCAACGACGAAGATCTTGACGTCCGCATCCGCGCCGCTCAGGCGTTGTGCATGCTAGGCAAAAGCATGTAA
- a CDS encoding pyridoxal-phosphate dependent enzyme, whose translation MDPISLGEGNTPLVRSQRIGPALGLENLYFKLETVNPTGSYKDRFAAAAIADMRRQGKRRVIATSSGNTGSALAAYAAAAGMPCTIAIVDGAPGGKLRQMMAYGADIKKIAGFGHDAQVTQATFEFLQQLGNQPDAQLQISAYHYSPIGMSGVEAIGREIAAQLSANRQQADHVFSCAGGGGLTLAVARGFWTAVENQQIDATPQVHCVQPIGNNTIAGPLRDGLDQAQATACTTKISGLQVASVIDGDAVITACRTSGGTGWLVADADIYESQKDLAQQEGIFSEPAGAVPLTGLKQAIAAGHISSTATVICLVTGTGFKDLDSIDTMLEASDCPTISLAQFKQLLYDSSRH comes from the coding sequence ATGGATCCCATCTCGCTTGGTGAAGGAAATACGCCGCTCGTTCGCTCGCAGCGGATCGGTCCTGCGTTGGGACTGGAGAATCTCTATTTCAAGCTCGAGACGGTCAATCCCACCGGCTCGTATAAAGATCGCTTCGCCGCGGCGGCGATTGCCGATATGCGGCGACAAGGGAAGCGCCGTGTGATTGCGACCTCCAGCGGAAATACCGGATCGGCGCTTGCCGCTTATGCGGCGGCGGCTGGCATGCCGTGTACAATTGCGATTGTCGACGGTGCTCCCGGCGGCAAACTGCGGCAAATGATGGCCTATGGCGCCGATATCAAAAAGATCGCAGGCTTCGGCCATGACGCTCAGGTGACGCAGGCAACCTTTGAATTTTTGCAGCAACTCGGAAATCAGCCTGACGCACAATTGCAGATCAGCGCCTATCACTACAGCCCGATTGGGATGAGCGGAGTCGAAGCGATCGGCCGTGAAATCGCCGCGCAACTTTCTGCAAATCGCCAACAGGCCGATCACGTTTTTTCCTGTGCCGGCGGCGGCGGACTAACGCTGGCCGTCGCTCGCGGCTTTTGGACAGCCGTCGAGAACCAGCAGATCGACGCTACCCCACAAGTTCACTGCGTACAGCCGATCGGCAACAACACCATCGCCGGTCCGCTGCGCGACGGATTGGATCAAGCTCAAGCAACCGCTTGCACCACGAAGATCAGCGGTCTGCAGGTCGCGTCGGTGATTGATGGAGACGCCGTCATCACCGCTTGTCGTACGAGCGGCGGAACCGGCTGGTTGGTAGCGGACGCTGACATTTATGAATCGCAAAAGGATTTGGCGCAACAGGAAGGAATCTTTTCAGAACCCGCTGGAGCCGTACCGTTGACCGGACTGAAACAGGCGATCGCCGCTGGCCATATTTCGTCAACAGCGACCGTTATTTGTTTGGTGACAGGGACTGGCTTCAAAGATCTCGATTCGATTGACACGATGTTGGAAGCCAGCGACTGTCCTACGATTTCGCTCGCTCAATTCAAGCAGCTACTGTACGATTCATCGCGCCATTAA
- a CDS encoding SDR family NAD(P)-dependent oxidoreductase — MNSRPLVVVTGASQGIGAETAQEFARRGYDCVLIARNQARLQSLADEIEKLGAQSIVCSGDLSDLVFARSAIDRTLHQFGRIDVLVNNAAWRKIGTMRTMEPDEWDKTLRICLTAPAFLAKWCAAAMEPERRGVILNISSIQSQLAPGICPAYVAAKGGLDSLTYELAALYGPVGVRVLSLNLGAIDTEMSADYVSSDGEDVSHAIRRYAEEMIPLRRFAQAGEIARSIAMLASDDASYMSGACIGIDGGWRHQATPYSLKQRQFPQDFPPS, encoded by the coding sequence ATGAATAGTCGTCCCCTGGTGGTGGTCACCGGCGCATCGCAAGGCATCGGCGCCGAAACGGCGCAGGAGTTCGCGCGACGCGGCTATGACTGCGTTCTGATCGCTCGCAATCAGGCGCGTTTGCAATCGTTGGCCGATGAGATCGAAAAGCTCGGCGCTCAGTCGATCGTCTGCTCAGGCGACCTCAGCGATCTCGTTTTCGCTCGTTCTGCGATCGATCGAACTCTGCACCAATTTGGTCGGATCGATGTGCTGGTGAACAACGCCGCCTGGCGGAAGATCGGCACGATGCGCACGATGGAACCGGACGAGTGGGACAAGACGTTACGAATCTGCCTGACGGCGCCAGCGTTTCTCGCCAAATGGTGCGCGGCCGCGATGGAGCCCGAACGGCGCGGCGTAATTTTGAATATCTCCAGTATTCAATCGCAACTGGCTCCCGGCATTTGCCCCGCCTATGTAGCCGCAAAGGGAGGACTCGACTCACTGACCTATGAATTAGCCGCTCTCTACGGCCCAGTCGGCGTGCGTGTGCTCAGTCTTAATCTCGGCGCTATCGACACCGAAATGAGCGCCGACTATGTCTCCAGTGATGGAGAAGACGTCAGTCACGCGATACGCCGCTATGCCGAAGAGATGATTCCGCTCCGCCGGTTTGCGCAAGCCGGAGAGATCGCCCGTTCGATCGCGATGTTGGCGAGCGACGACGCCAGCTATATGTCCGGCGCATGTATCGGGATCGACGGCGGCTGGCGTCATCAAGCGACTCCCTATTCACTCAAACAGCGGCAGTTTCCACAAGATTTCCCTCCCTCCTAA